The Pyrus communis chromosome 5, drPyrComm1.1, whole genome shotgun sequence region ACATTTTATTCTATGATTGTTAGTAACTAATTATGTttcttagcaagaatatgtagtttcttttcaatttgcttatgatattatgcatgcaagttttgaattattaatcaccggtttaaactatctaattgtcttgatgattggccaccattaggctttttttttttttttttagtacatcgatatttttacactaaggggaggggagttcggctaagccacacaatgggcaatctaatttggtatcaaattcgccatccacgagattcgaatccaagacctctcacttccaagtgaaaaggaataccaccagaccatagtactgagtggcaggatatttagaaaaataatttgatgcTAGGAATACATAAATCATTCCTTCAAAGCCTTTTATCATAAAACAGGACTTATGAATCGTGTCTTTCCCTCACCCTCGAACAAAATGGTCTAGTTGAGTGAAAACAGTGTCATATTTCCACCGTCACtcacccattcttaaatattgATCATGCCTTGTCCTCCCTTTGGGTGGAAACTACCTTCATTGCCACATTTATCATTAATCTTCTCCTGTCTGTTGTCATTGGTTAGTCTAGTCCTTATGTCGGTCTTTTTGGTCGTCACCCGAATATGTCCTCTCTCCGTACATTTGGTTGTCCATGTTACCCACACCTAAGGGCTTATACTACTAACAAATTGGAATCTTGTGCCAAACAATATGTTTTTGTAGGTTACAACTTGCAGTTTAAAGGTTATAGGTGTCTCGATCCACAGACCAATCAGATTCATATATCTCATTATCTTACCTATGACGAAATTGATTTTCCTCTTGGTCGCACTGCTGCCCTTGCAGCACCATCTACCATGCCTCTTCTTCTGGAACCAAGTCAGGCCTTATCTCAGCAGGCCCTTGCACGACAGCCCATATTGTCTCATTCTCTTCCTGCAGCTCTTACTCACCTGGGCCCAACCCATTCTGCCACGTCTTTTGCTCTTGGACCCACACTGCAGTCCACCGCTCTAGGTTTTGTAGCCCATCATGAAAACCACCCTCACGTGCTCTTATAACCCAGCTAGTTCCTAGCTAACGTGCCTCCATCTGGGTCTGTTATCTCTAATGTCTCTCAAGCCCCTGCCATACAACCTGCTTGTCCTGCTTCTTCTAATGGGTCGTCTTCACCGATTCAACAATTGTGGTCCGTGTCTGTGCAGTCTCATCCGGCCTTACCTCAGTCTCTTCATCCCATGCAGATCGATCCCGTACTAGTCAATCCGCACCCAAACAATACACCGATGGCACAGTTCATTATCATCTTCCTCATGCCCTCACTGCTTTTCTTAAAAATGGTACATTGTTTCTTGTTCCATCTCATCCCACTCAAAATTTAGTTGGTTGCAAATGAGTTTTTAAGATTAAGCATAATACAGATGGTTCTATTGAGCATTATAAggcttgcttggttgctaaaggtTTTCATCAACAATATGGGTTTGATTATGATGAGACACTCAATCCGGTTGTTAAGCCTGCCACTATTCACCTTGTTCTCAGTTTAGCAATCACTCATGGATGGTCCTTTCATCAACTTGATGTAAAAAATGGCTTCCTCCGTGGGTATTTACaggaagatgtctttatactCCAACCACCTGACTTTGTCAATCCTCAGAGCCCTTACCATGTATGTAAGTTACATAAGGCATTATATGGTCTCAAACAAGCTCCCCGAGCTTGGTTTCAACAGTTCAACACTTTTCTTCTCCGTCATGGCTTTGTGCAAAGCCTAGCCGATCCCTCATTGTTCACATTCCATCATGGTGAAACTCATCTTATCTTATTACTATACGTGGATGATATTGTATTAATTGGGAATAATTATGTGGCCCTTTGGAAGACCTCAGTCATCTTCGCTATTTTCTGGGTCTTGAGGTTGGTCCTGCTTCAGATGGCCTTCATCTTTCTCAGACTAAATATACTCTTGATTtacttaaaatgaaaaatatgggTGATTGAAAGCTATGTAACACCCTCGTAACCTTTCATGCTTAGTTGTCCAATCAAGATGATACCCTGTTATCTGGTCCATCTGACTTTCGTCACTTATCAAGCTCCCTACAATATCTCACTTTAACTCGACCGGACATTGCCTATGCAATGAATCGTATTTCTCAGTTCATGTCTCGTCCTGCTCATACCATCTTATTTTTGCTAAGCGTATTCTGAAGTATGTCAATGGCTCCATTGAACATGGGATTTCCTTTCAGCGGTCGTCTATCTCTCCTCTCCTTCATGGTTATTCCAATTTTGGTTGGGCTGGTTGTCCGAACACAACCTGCACCAGATCGGGATTCTTGATTTTTCATGGCCCTAATTTGATATCTTGGAGCTCCACCAAGCAACCGACTGTTTCTCACTCCAGTGCAGAATCCGGATACAGGGCCTTGGCTCATGCTTGTGCCAAATCCATTTGGCTTTCCTGTGTTCTCCTCGAACTTTGGTAATCCAGTTGTCTCTCCCACTTTACTATTTTGTGATAACTTGAGTACTACTTATATGGTGGCTAATCATATTTTTCATGCCCGGACTAAGCACATTGAGCTTGATTATCATTTTGTTTGTGAACAGGTGAAGCTTGGTTCATACAAGGTATAGTTTATTCCATCCACTAATCAACCAGCGGATGTTCTCACCAATTTCGACTCCGAAGTTCAACCTACTCCAGTCAAACTTGTCGCTCAACGACCGCCAAGCTTGAGGGGGGCTGTTAATATAGGAGAATCAAGTTAGGATTCTATTAGGCTAGGTTATGTACATCCTTGTAGGCTTAGGTTTACTTGTACACCAAGTCATTTGACTTGTATATATTTGTACCTTATGTTATCAATCAAATCAATACAGTTATAGTTCTACAGTTTAACTCTTGGGTTCTGAAGTCGCCTTAAACCTAAAATGAATAAAACACACTATGGGATCCCATAATATAGGGTGAAGTGCCGATTTAGTCCTTGAACTATCACttcagtgaaaattaggtccatgaattatttttttggtaaaataagtccttaaattcattaaaaattgctaaattcatccctactattatatccaaagctattttatccaatttttcgtcaacttaagtcacttgacacacgTTAGAGTGTAATATCGTTCTTTCTCacctataagcccttaacatttcatataggttgcgaaTCTAACGTTTCATTTACtctccaaagttaactccatacactatttctttatgtaaaattaccaatctaccctccaatgtgtatcatatgcaagtaacgtgacttaaattgacagaaaattgaaTATCATAGCTTCAAaaataatattagggatgtaattggtagttttttataattcaatgaccgatttttctgaagaaaaaaaaatagtttagggacctaattttcactcagTTGATAATTTAGGGACTAAATTGGCAAAAGCTTATGAACCAAatacattgaaaacaaagttatTACATTCTTGCAGAATGAGATTTGTAGGTAGAGAACACAACCTTtaaaatccaatccaatccaatctttGAAAGAAAAAGGATTTCTCAGGCGATACTGTGGAGGTCACAGAACTGCTCAAAGGGAAAGGGAGGGTCTGAGAAAGTGCCGTTGAGGATAGCCAATGTTGTTAGCTTGTTTGCAGCTTCTGTGGCATGGACTCCATCCCAGCTCACATAGTTGTAAGGGTCACTACAAGCAGTTGCAGTCACAGGTCTCCCATTGATCACCTTTGTATTTCCACAAAAAACTTGGGGGTCAAAATTATGGGCACCACCACCATGCCCACAACATGATTTTGTACCATACTTCAAGCCTgtttcaaaacaaaataaaattaaacttacaacataaaaatttactTGATGACATGAAAATTTCTTGTCGGGCACATTATTTGACATAATATGTTACCAAGAAATGTTCTCTTGTTGGACTGTGTGACAATTAGTAAATTGACTTGTTTTTTAGTGTGTGATCTAGATTCACAATCTGACAGTATAAGTATTTGTCCCTCAATTTAAGTatggcgaaaaaaaaaaaaaaaaaaaagacatttctCTAATGATATAAAACCTAATTAAATGGTAAAACCTTGGTGTCGAGAGCTATACCATGAGATGTGGGATGCCTAAAGAGCTCAAGCAAAACAGAGGAGGTATCCACATATATGAGGGAACCATTTGGGAGGGAGCCTCTAGTTTGGCTAAGTGCCTTCTTCAACAACTTGTTGTAGTCCACGACTGCGTTGTTGTAAGCAATTGAGCATCCAAATGCGTCGAGTTCAGAAGGAGGAAGCCCCGCCAAAAATGATGGATAACAACCCACAGGTGCCAGATTAAGTACCAGAAATGCACGCCCTCCTAATGCATATAGCTCCTATAAGTTTTGAAAACCAATATAAGCGAAGTGTAAATGTCGTATAGTTTGCTATTATTGTAATGGTAAAGTACTGTTTTCTTGCCAGACAAATATTTATGCTGACAAAATTGTGAAtttgatttatatattttaacgaaaattcaATTTCAGTCtttataaaaattattgttATATTATTAGACAATCTAATAAAAGATTCAAGAAATATTTACTGAGGCGTGCTTCACATATTCTCCAAAGTAGAAAAACTTTTCTACAGCCGTTGCATGAAACGACGTATCTCACATTTATTATATCATGTGAGTAACACATGACCATAAATGTGAGAGACCGTTTTATGCAAAAGTATACCTTTTCTCCTTTGATGATCAAGCCTAAAACTCATCTGCTCAACATTAGGTATATATGGAATTAAGTACTGACTCACCTTGATGGTACCAGCAATTAGAGAGACGACTTGAGGAAGATATTGCTTCACTCCACCTACACCAATGGCTGCCAAATTGGAGGTGAAATCGTTTTGGCCAATGTAGAATGTGTAGAGTGATTTTCCAAAAATATCCAGGGAGGGAAGTCTCTTCAGTTCTAAGCAACAACAATCGCAGTCATCAGAACTAACAAAAACTCGCATACATACGTAAATCAAGACAGTTAGTCAAGATAGTGTACCAATTCGTATATGCTTACCTTGTTGATTCGAGGAGTGGTGAAACTCTTCAACTTGGGTCTTGAATGCCTTCATTTGGTTGAGCTGGATGGCCAGAGAGAATGGGCTGATTCCAGTGACAAACAAGGAAGTGTTTGGCAAAAGCACAGTGGATGCTAGTGTTGCATAGTTTGCCCCGTGTTTATAATCAGATCCAATTGATTTCAGGTATGGACTTATAAATGGTAACCCTAGAGCTTGAGCTGCCAAGTTCAATACCAAAAAGCATAAATTCAGGACACATATCTGCTGTTATGTACTTTTGCGTCGACACTAATACACATCTTCGTGCTATCGATATCACATGACATAATTTTATTAGCAACAAACACAGTGTGCTCTAACAAATATTGCATTGCTCTAAAACTTCCACACAATGTACAATTGGTTTAGCTTAGCTCGAAGACATGCATATGTAAGTTAAGTCAATTGATTAGGGTACTATGTGATCTGTATGCTCTCAATTAAAATCTCCTTCTATCATACAAAAAGATAGGTATAACTTCACCTATGATGACTTAGATATTTTCTATATCATTAGTGATATAATTAGTGATGTAAAGGAAAAGAACAATAAATGGCTACTGATTAGTCAAAACTTTGCCTAGCTGTGGAGTCTTTGTCTTGTGGTATAAAAGGGCCTAATAAAACAATCCAACTGACCTGTCAAATGTAGGGCCTCCTATATCCTACAGGATTAGGAAAATATCAAGCCAAATGACAAAATTGCTGAACGAATACAAGCACTAAACAGGCATGAACTATGACCTCCTAATCAACTAAGTCCCCGTTTGGCTGATAAAGTAGTGCAAGAACACCAGACCGAGGGTTGTGTGAGTTACCTAGAAAATCAACAATGAGCCTCCCATCTGTAGCCCGACCAACAGGTCTCTTGAAGTATGTCATGCCATTGGGTCCAGATTGCGCCGGAAAAGCTGCCCAAAATCCCCCTGTATCTGAGTTCGAAtctccaaaattgaaaattcccTCGAATTCACATTTAGAGTGACCTAAACAACTCAAAGTTGCCACCACTGTCATCCATACGATTAAAATCTTGTGGAGGACACAAATTTTTGGTACACACGGGCTCATTTTCTCAGTAGCAGATAGAATTGACTGGTATATAATACCAAGCTTACtccagtatatatatatatatacacatatatataaggTGAGGCACATAATTACACGCAGGCTCATTTTTTCAGACGCGTGAAACTTTAGCTCCACCATGTGTCGGTCGTGCTATGAATTGTCCCACATAGGTTGTTGCCCACAATTGATGTATACGTTGATTGACAATTATTTTCAATTCCTAAAATActtttgtggagccaaaaataatcacaaggcaacatgtggatttttgaacaaaataggacaaaattacccttgagacATAACGAGATTCCTACACGCTAGCAGCTTCATCCCTCAACAAAGTcgaaagtgcccaaaatagatAACAATTTGAAACCTATTTTATCAAATCCCATTTACAAGGTAATTCCCAAAACCTATCTCATTCTATATATTTTCTACTTCATTatttagctaatcaattagttaaataatttattcattTCATAATTCCTAAAACATTCCTTCTAAAAACATaataattgactaattaatgGGTTAATTGCCTAATTAATCCATGAAATGTCAATTAAGTCACCCAATTAACCACAAAATATACCCCAAATTCCCAAAAGGCCGGGCACCCTGGTTGATCTCATCATATTTACCTATTTTATCATACTAATTAGCTAGTTAATTTGGCAATAATTCTATTTGCTAAATTAACTAGTCAATTATTCCCATAACTGCTAAATTCAACCTAAATCAAGAATCTAGCCCACAAAATGAGCTAGGTGGCTGGTCCTCTCTCACCCAAAGAGGCCAGCCATTCTCTTATAAAAAGGCTCATATTTTCTCCAAAACAcatttccaattctcttgcaaaaactctctaaaattctcaaacactttctctctaaattctaactttggcatcggaggttcttcggccaaagcgcccccccccccctcaaaattcatcatgggcgcgtgaggctcttggccttgaccaaaggtgttaattgttttgtaggtgcaattttgtccaagatcaaggaggaagaaatttgcatccacaacttTCAAGTTCGAATATCCTACCTCTGTCAAAAGAAAATACATGCCGTGAATTCTTCCTATAATTTGTGGCATAGTTGTTCTAGATATATTTCAAATCTTGAAGATTGACTTGTTGGATTGAGAATTTTTTGTATAGAAAACTAgaaagtaaattgtagcaatggtccctcaactaaaaatacattaccattggttcctcaacttatcaaaatgtgtacCTATAGTCCTTTTcatcaattttgtcaaaataagttatgttaggataaccatttatataataagggtctctcaactcatcaaagtgtgtaattagggtcattttcgtcaactacgtcaaaattttatcaaaacgagttatgttggaatgaccattgctacaattgggttaaagttaatggatcatttctccagttgaattaaaattgaaggaccaatggtaatggatttttagttggtggaccatagctgcacattttgatgagttgagggactcATGGTAAtgtatttttagttgagggaccattacttcaattgagttaaagttaagacaccatagctacaatttactcaaaactagattttaatccttaaataagataaagtttagaaaaatgtcttatacaagattaaaaattgattttagttcCTAGACTCTATTTAACGCCAGCATATTAAATGTctcacttttttatttataattttatggtgttcataaattaaattttatgaaaatattataaatttatattctcattatggtaagtatcttatataagaaaatattttcgtaaaGATTTTTTGGTACACatgttttttcatattttcttatgtgccactaattcattacaatatatttaggtatgaCCATTTAGGTATACTAGGTtaatataatatgtttaggtacggacattttggtacactagtttattataatatatttaggttgacacaccccgatcgagatcaggacatgctggccgtcacgcggaAGTGACGtaatgtgcacagtgcggaagctaataaataataataaaagtacgaataaataaaaaccagctatacacaaaattctaacccctcgccgtaaaacctgtatacttcccagaaactataatacacacacacacacacacatatatatatatatatatatatatatataaattatgctcggaaatatgccatgtcaaaagcTTCTAAGTAGAATGCAAGTGcttaggaaatgtcaaatcaatgccatgtaatctgtcagctggagtcacctaacgtgacctgtatggctgaatctagagctcaaatctccaactcactaactatacctgcacacgagtcggaaccacctaaagtggtctgtacgacaggactgggtgtaatataagtacgctcaagtgctacgatcacgtgaaggctgggcgaataatcgagggtcacctacgagtcagaaccacccaaagtggtctgtacgacaggattgtgcacctaacttggatccaagatgagcgtgtggtgcgtgaggtgaacatcacgtgaaggactgtgcccaactctgccgtaggaactccgaagttaagcgagaagagggctagagcaatcccatgatgggtgacccactgggaagttgctcgtgagttcccaaaaacaaaaccgtgagggaatggtaagcccaaaacggacaatatcgtgctacggtggtggagcgggcctggaaAATGGTCCCCCCGGGCcggaatgtgacaatttggtatcagagccttacCCTAGTcgtgtgtgtgccgacgaggacgtcgggcccctaagaggggtggattgtgacatcccacatcgctcaggagagtgatccttaaatgtatattcccatccctacctaacacaaggctttttgggagctcattggcttcgggttccgtaggaacttcgaagttaagcgagaagggggttagagcaatcctatgaagggtgacccactgggaagttgctcgtgagttcccaaaaacaaaaccgtgagggaatggtaagcccaaagcggacaatatcatgctacgatggtggagcgggcctgggaagttgtcccccccgggccgggatgtgacataggtaccgacattttggtacactagtttagtatcatatatttaggtaccgaATTgttcggtacacttatgtttttgcatattttcttatgtgtcactaattcactataatatatttaggtacagacattttggtacaataatttagtaaaatatattatcatACAGACGTCTAAGTACACTAATCAGaggaagtaaaataaatataatgaattaaaatgtgtataataataaataattttaatgtaatgacattaaataagatatctattaaatattaaaaccaaaatataatataatatgaattaaGTACAGATTAGAGGTCTAAAATCAATATACAAGCTAACAACaggtttttattgaattttaatcttcttcaaggattaaagttcaaa contains the following coding sequences:
- the LOC137735556 gene encoding GDSL esterase/lipase At4g01130-like produces the protein MSPCVPKICVLHKILIVWMTVVATLSCLGHSKCEFEGIFNFGDSNSDTGGFWAAFPAQSGPNGMTYFKRPVGRATDGRLIVDFLAQALGLPFISPYLKSIGSDYKHGANYATLASTVLLPNTSLFVTGISPFSLAIQLNQMKAFKTQVEEFHHSSNQQELKRLPSLDIFGKSLYTFYIGQNDFTSNLAAIGVGGVKQYLPQVVSLIAGTIKELYALGGRAFLVLNLAPVGCYPSFLAGLPPSELDAFGCSIAYNNAVVDYNKLLKKALSQTRGSLPNGSLIYVDTSSVLLELFRHPTSHGLKYGTKSCCGHGGGAHNFDPQVFCGNTKVINGRPVTATACSDPYNYVSWDGVHATEAANKLTTLAILNGTFSDPPFPFEQFCDLHSIA